One window of the Enterobacter huaxiensis genome contains the following:
- the treR gene encoding trehalose operon repressor TreR, with amino-acid sequence MQNRLTIKDIARLSGVGKSTVSRVLNNESGVSERTRERVEAVMNQHGFSPSRSARAMRGQSDKVVAIIVSRLDSLSENLAVQTMLPAFYEQGYDPIMMESQFSTQMVEEHLGMLQRRNIDGVVLFGFTGIKDEMLKPWQPSLVLLARDAPGFASVCYDDEGAIITLMQRLYDKGHRHISYLGVPHADVTTGKRRHEAYLAFCKKHNLSAVASLPGLGMKQGYEQVASVLTPQTTALVCATDTLALGASKYLQEQRIDNLQVASVGSTPLMKFLHPEIITVDPGYAESGRQAAAQLIEQINGRAEPRQIVIPAHLS; translated from the coding sequence ATGCAGAACCGCCTTACGATTAAAGACATCGCGCGTTTAAGCGGCGTGGGGAAATCAACCGTCTCGCGCGTGCTGAACAACGAAAGCGGCGTCAGCGAACGCACGCGCGAGCGCGTCGAGGCGGTTATGAATCAGCACGGTTTTTCCCCTTCCCGCTCCGCGCGCGCCATGCGCGGACAGAGTGACAAGGTGGTGGCCATTATCGTCTCGCGTCTGGATTCCCTCTCGGAAAATCTTGCCGTGCAGACCATGCTGCCTGCGTTTTACGAGCAGGGCTACGATCCGATCATGATGGAGAGCCAGTTCTCGACGCAGATGGTGGAAGAGCATTTGGGCATGCTGCAGCGCCGCAACATCGACGGCGTGGTGCTGTTTGGTTTTACCGGCATTAAAGACGAGATGCTCAAACCCTGGCAGCCGTCGCTGGTGCTGCTGGCGCGCGATGCGCCGGGGTTTGCCTCCGTCTGCTATGACGACGAAGGGGCGATTATTACCCTGATGCAGCGTCTGTACGATAAGGGCCACCGCCACATCAGCTATCTGGGCGTGCCGCACGCGGACGTCACCACCGGCAAGCGGCGCCATGAAGCCTATCTGGCCTTTTGCAAAAAGCACAATCTCTCCGCCGTGGCCTCCCTACCGGGGCTGGGCATGAAGCAGGGCTACGAGCAGGTCGCCAGCGTCCTGACCCCGCAAACCACCGCGCTGGTCTGCGCCACGGATACCCTTGCCCTTGGCGCCAGCAAATATCTGCAGGAGCAGCGTATCGATAACCTGCAGGTGGCGAGCGTCGGCAGCACGCCGCTCATGAAGTTCCTGCACCCGGAAATTATTACCGTTGACCCAGGCTACGCCGAGTCCGGAAGACAGGCCGCCGCGCAGCTGATCGAGCAGATCAACGGACGCGCTGAGCCGCGTCAGATCGTCATCCCAGCCCACCTTTCTTAA
- the mgtA gene encoding magnesium-translocating P-type ATPase has product MFKNITRQLQAMLSRHLPHRLIQRDPLPNAKNIAGAAIPASLTERCLNAAAMDENEVWRAFGGHPEGLNASEVEKIRAVHGDNQIPAQKPSPWWVHLWLCYRNPFNLLLTVLGIISYATEDLFAAGVIALMVGISTLLNFIQEARSTRAADALKAMVSNTATVSRVINDLGENAWVELPIDQLVPGDLVKLAAGDMIPADLRIVQARDLFVAQASLTGESLPVEKVARSRDPQQMNPLECDTLCFMGTTVVSGTAQAIVTATGGNTWFGQLAGRVTEQESEPNAFQKGIGRVSMLLIRFMMVMTPIVLLINGYTKGDWWEAALFALSVAVGLTPEMLPMIVTSTLARGAVKLSKQKVIVKHLDAIQNFGAMDILCTDKTGTLTQDKIVLENHTDIAGKPSDRVLHTAWLNSHYQTGLKNLLDVAVLEGVDEESARTLSGRWQKVDEIPFDFERRRMSVVVSEQEDVHQLICKGALQEILNVSTQVRHNGEIVPLDDTMLRRIKRVTDNLNRQGLRVVAVASKFLPAREGDYQRIDESDLILEGYIAFLDPPKETTAPALKALKASGITVKILTGDSELVAAKVCHEVGLDAGNVVVGSDIEHLSDDELAKLALHTTLFARLTPMHKERIVTLLRREGHVVGFMGDGINDAPALRAADIGISVDGAVDIAREAADIILLEKSLMVLEEGVIEGRRTFANMLKYIKMTASSNFGNVFSVLVASAFLPFLPMLPLHLLIQNLMYDVSQVAIPFDNVDDEQIQKPQRWNPSDLGRFMLFFGPISSIFDILTFCLMWFVFHANTPEHQTLFQSGWFVVGLLSQTLIVHMIRTRRIPFIQSRAAWPLIIMTGIVMALGIALPFSPLAGYLQLQALPLSYFPWLVAILAGYMVLTQMVKGFYARRYGWQ; this is encoded by the coding sequence ATGTTTAAAAATATCACCCGGCAGCTGCAGGCCATGCTGAGCCGCCACCTGCCACACCGTCTTATTCAGCGCGACCCGCTGCCAAACGCTAAAAACATCGCGGGGGCGGCCATCCCCGCCTCCCTGACCGAACGCTGCCTGAACGCGGCGGCGATGGATGAAAACGAGGTCTGGCGCGCGTTTGGCGGACACCCGGAAGGGCTAAACGCATCCGAAGTAGAAAAAATCCGCGCCGTGCACGGCGATAACCAGATCCCCGCGCAGAAGCCCTCCCCATGGTGGGTACACCTGTGGCTTTGCTACCGCAACCCGTTCAACCTGCTGCTGACGGTGCTGGGCATTATTTCCTACGCCACAGAAGATCTGTTTGCCGCGGGCGTCATTGCCCTGATGGTCGGTATCTCCACGCTGTTGAACTTCATTCAGGAAGCGCGCTCCACCAGGGCGGCGGATGCCCTGAAGGCGATGGTCAGCAACACGGCCACCGTGTCCCGCGTGATCAACGACCTCGGCGAAAACGCCTGGGTTGAGCTGCCTATTGACCAGCTGGTGCCGGGCGATCTGGTGAAGCTGGCGGCGGGGGACATGATCCCGGCGGATTTACGCATCGTCCAGGCGCGCGATCTCTTCGTGGCCCAGGCCTCGCTGACCGGGGAATCCCTGCCCGTTGAAAAGGTGGCGCGCAGCCGCGACCCGCAGCAGATGAACCCGCTCGAGTGCGACACCCTGTGCTTTATGGGCACCACGGTGGTCAGCGGTACGGCGCAGGCGATTGTGACCGCCACGGGCGGCAACACCTGGTTTGGACAGCTTGCCGGGCGCGTGACGGAGCAGGAAAGCGAGCCGAACGCGTTTCAGAAAGGAATTGGCCGCGTCAGCATGCTGCTGATCCGCTTTATGATGGTCATGACGCCGATTGTCCTGCTGATCAACGGCTACACCAAGGGCGACTGGTGGGAAGCGGCGCTGTTCGCGCTCTCCGTGGCCGTTGGCTTAACGCCGGAAATGCTGCCGATGATTGTCACCTCCACGCTGGCGCGCGGGGCGGTTAAGCTCTCTAAGCAGAAAGTGATCGTCAAGCACCTCGACGCCATTCAGAACTTTGGCGCGATGGACATCCTCTGTACCGATAAAACCGGCACCCTGACGCAGGATAAAATCGTGCTGGAGAACCACACCGATATCGCCGGTAAACCCAGCGATCGCGTGCTGCACACCGCGTGGCTGAATAGCCACTACCAGACCGGGCTAAAAAACCTGCTCGACGTGGCGGTGCTGGAGGGGGTAGATGAAGAGTCTGCCCGCACGCTCTCCGGCCGCTGGCAGAAGGTGGACGAAATTCCGTTCGACTTCGAGCGCCGCCGCATGTCGGTGGTGGTGAGCGAGCAGGAAGATGTTCATCAGCTGATCTGCAAAGGGGCGCTGCAGGAGATCCTGAACGTTTCCACGCAGGTGCGCCATAACGGCGAGATTGTGCCGCTGGACGACACCATGCTGCGCCGCATCAAGCGCGTCACCGATAACCTGAACCGTCAGGGGCTGCGCGTGGTGGCCGTCGCCAGCAAGTTCCTGCCCGCGCGCGAAGGGGACTACCAGCGTATCGATGAATCCGATTTGATCCTCGAAGGTTACATCGCATTCCTCGATCCGCCGAAAGAGACCACCGCGCCGGCGCTGAAGGCGCTGAAGGCGAGCGGTATTACCGTCAAGATCCTCACCGGCGACAGCGAGCTGGTGGCGGCTAAAGTGTGCCACGAAGTGGGGCTGGACGCGGGCAACGTGGTGGTGGGGAGCGACATTGAGCACCTCTCCGACGACGAGCTGGCGAAACTCGCCCTGCACACCACGCTGTTTGCGCGTCTGACGCCGATGCACAAAGAGCGCATCGTCACGCTGCTGCGTCGCGAAGGGCACGTGGTGGGCTTTATGGGCGACGGCATCAACGACGCGCCCGCGCTGCGCGCGGCAGATATTGGTATCTCCGTCGACGGCGCGGTGGATATTGCCCGCGAGGCGGCGGATATCATCCTGCTGGAAAAGAGCCTGATGGTGCTGGAGGAGGGGGTGATCGAAGGCCGCCGCACCTTCGCCAACATGCTCAAGTACATCAAAATGACCGCCAGCTCCAACTTCGGTAACGTCTTCAGCGTGCTGGTGGCGAGCGCGTTTCTGCCGTTCCTGCCGATGCTGCCGCTGCACCTGCTGATCCAGAACCTGATGTACGATGTTTCTCAGGTCGCTATCCCGTTTGATAACGTGGATGACGAGCAGATCCAGAAGCCGCAGCGCTGGAACCCCTCCGATCTCGGCCGCTTTATGCTGTTCTTCGGCCCGATCAGCTCCATTTTCGACATTCTGACCTTCTGCCTGATGTGGTTTGTGTTCCACGCCAACACGCCGGAACACCAGACGCTGTTCCAGTCCGGCTGGTTCGTGGTGGGTCTGCTGTCGCAGACGCTGATTGTGCACATGATCCGCACCCGCCGCATTCCGTTCATCCAGAGCCGCGCGGCGTGGCCGCTGATTATCATGACGGGCATTGTGATGGCGCTGGGTATCGCGCTGCCGTTCTCACCGCTGGCTGGCTACCTGCAGCTTCAGGCGCTGCCGCTGAGCTACTTCCCGTGGCTGGTGGCGATCCTCGCGGGCTACATGGTGCTGACGCAGATGGTGAAAGGGTTCTATGCGCGCCGGTACGGGTGGCAGTAA
- the treB gene encoding PTS trehalose transporter subunit IIBC, with the protein MSKVKQADIDRLIVLVGGRENIATVSHCITRLRFVLNDPSKADPKAIEELKMVKGCFTNAGQFQVVIGTEVGDYYQALLATTGHSSADKEQAKKAARQNMKWHEQLISHFAEIFFPLLPALISGGLILGFRNVIGDVPMSDGKTLAQMYPALQSIYDFLWLIGEAIFFYLPVGICWSAVRKMGGTPILGIVLGVTLVSPQLMNAYLLGQQVPEVWNFGLFTIAKVGYQAQVIPALLAGLALGFIETRLKRIVPDYLYLVVVPVCSLILAVFLAHAFIGPFGRMIGDGVAFAVRHLMTGSFAPVGAALFGFLYAPLVITGVHQTTLAIDMQMIQSLGGTPVWPIIALSNIAQASAVTGIIIMSRKHNEREISVPAAISAYLGVTEPAMYGINLKYRFPMLCAMIGSGLAGLLCGLYGVMANGIGVGGLPGILSIQPAFWQVFALAMAIAIIVPMALTTVVYQRKFRQGTLQIV; encoded by the coding sequence ATGAGTAAAGTTAAACAAGCCGATATCGATCGGTTGATCGTCCTGGTGGGCGGGCGCGAAAACATCGCCACCGTCAGCCACTGCATTACCCGCCTGCGCTTCGTGCTGAACGATCCGTCAAAAGCGGACCCGAAAGCCATTGAAGAGCTGAAGATGGTCAAAGGCTGCTTCACCAACGCCGGACAGTTCCAGGTGGTGATTGGTACCGAAGTGGGCGATTACTATCAGGCTCTGCTGGCGACAACCGGGCACTCGTCTGCCGATAAAGAGCAGGCGAAGAAGGCCGCGCGCCAGAATATGAAGTGGCACGAGCAGCTGATTTCCCACTTCGCGGAGATCTTCTTCCCGCTGCTGCCGGCGCTGATCAGCGGGGGCTTAATCCTGGGCTTCCGTAACGTCATCGGCGATGTGCCGATGAGCGACGGCAAAACGCTGGCGCAGATGTATCCGGCGCTGCAAAGCATCTACGACTTCCTGTGGCTGATTGGCGAAGCCATCTTCTTCTATCTGCCGGTCGGGATCTGCTGGTCCGCGGTGCGCAAGATGGGCGGCACGCCGATTCTCGGTATCGTGCTGGGCGTCACGCTGGTCTCTCCGCAGTTAATGAACGCTTACTTACTTGGTCAGCAGGTGCCTGAGGTGTGGAACTTCGGCCTGTTTACCATCGCCAAAGTGGGCTATCAGGCGCAGGTGATTCCGGCCCTGCTGGCCGGCCTGGCGCTCGGCTTTATTGAAACCCGCCTGAAGCGCATCGTGCCGGATTATCTCTATCTGGTGGTGGTGCCGGTCTGCTCGCTGATTCTGGCGGTGTTCCTGGCGCACGCCTTTATCGGTCCGTTTGGCCGCATGATTGGCGACGGCGTGGCCTTCGCGGTGCGTCACCTGATGACCGGCAGCTTCGCGCCAGTCGGTGCCGCGCTGTTTGGCTTCCTGTATGCCCCGCTGGTGATCACCGGCGTGCACCAGACCACGCTGGCGATTGATATGCAGATGATCCAGAGCCTCGGTGGGACCCCTGTCTGGCCTATCATCGCGCTGTCTAACATTGCCCAGGCGTCTGCGGTCACCGGCATCATCATCATGAGCCGTAAGCACAACGAGCGTGAGATCTCCGTTCCGGCAGCCATCTCCGCCTACCTCGGCGTCACCGAACCGGCGATGTACGGTATCAACCTGAAGTACCGCTTCCCGATGCTCTGCGCGATGATCGGCTCCGGTCTGGCGGGCTTGCTGTGCGGCCTCTACGGCGTGATGGCGAACGGGATTGGCGTCGGCGGCCTGCCGGGCATCCTCTCCATCCAGCCCGCCTTCTGGCAGGTGTTTGCCCTGGCGATGGCCATCGCGATTATCGTCCCAATGGCGCTCACCACCGTGGTTTACCAGCGCAAGTTCCGTCAGGGCACGCTGCAGATTGTTTAA